One uncultured Pseudodesulfovibrio sp. genomic window carries:
- the hslV gene encoding ATP-dependent protease subunit HslV — MELRGTTIVAVKDENGTAVAGDGQVTMGQSVAMKHTARKVRRIYKDKVTIGFAGATADAFTLSERFETKLETYSGNLLRAAVELAKDWRTDKYLRKLEAMLLAADGEHILIISGTGDVIEPDDGVAAIGSGGSYALAAARALQQNTDLKAETIARKAMEIAADICVYTNNHITIETQAK; from the coding sequence ATGGAACTCAGAGGAACGACCATCGTAGCGGTCAAGGACGAAAACGGAACGGCTGTGGCCGGAGACGGCCAGGTGACCATGGGCCAGAGCGTGGCAATGAAACACACGGCCCGCAAGGTCCGGCGCATCTACAAGGACAAAGTGACCATCGGCTTCGCCGGGGCCACCGCCGACGCCTTCACCCTGTCCGAACGGTTCGAAACCAAGCTCGAGACCTATTCCGGCAACCTGCTCCGGGCCGCCGTGGAACTGGCCAAGGACTGGCGCACGGACAAGTACCTGCGCAAGCTCGAAGCCATGCTGCTCGCCGCGGACGGCGAGCATATCCTGATCATCTCGGGCACCGGCGACGTCATCGAACCCGACGACGGCGTGGCCGCCATCGGCTCGGGCGGCTCCTACGCCCTGGCAGCGGCCCGCGCCCTGCAACAGAATACCGACCTCAAGGCCGAAACCATCGCCCGCAAGGCCATGGAAATCGCGGCCGATATCTGCGTCTACACCAACAACCACATCACCATCGAGACGCAGGCGAAGTAG
- a CDS encoding O-acetyl-ADP-ribose deacetylase, with protein MQKTWSAGPGRLTVREGDITRLDVDAIVNAANSRLAGGGGVDGAIHRAAGIDKLQAACREIIREIGSLPPGETVLTPGFNLPASHVIHTVGPIWHGGKDNEPALLSNAYMNSLRLAQQHDIRTVAFPAISCGVYGYPVEDAARIALSTLKKGLESGLVSEAVMVLHGETAFNTWSRIAEDIL; from the coding sequence ATGCAGAAAACATGGAGCGCAGGCCCCGGACGGCTCACCGTCCGCGAAGGCGACATCACCCGGCTTGACGTGGACGCCATCGTCAACGCGGCCAATTCCCGGCTGGCCGGGGGAGGCGGCGTGGATGGAGCCATCCACCGCGCGGCCGGTATCGACAAGCTCCAGGCAGCCTGCCGGGAGATCATCCGGGAAATCGGCTCCCTGCCCCCGGGGGAAACGGTCCTGACCCCGGGCTTCAATCTGCCCGCATCCCACGTCATCCACACCGTCGGCCCCATCTGGCACGGCGGCAAAGACAACGAGCCCGCGCTGTTGTCCAATGCCTACATGAACAGCCTGCGGCTCGCCCAGCAACACGACATACGCACCGTGGCCTTCCCGGCCATTTCCTGTGGCGTCTACGGCTACCCGGTCGAAGACGCGGCGCGCATCGCGCTCTCCACCCTCAAAAAGGGGCTGGAGTCAGGTTTGGTTTCGGAAGCCGTCATGGTCCTGCACGGCGAAACGGCCTTCAACACCTGGTCGCGCATCGCCGAAGACATCCTGTAA
- a CDS encoding hybrid sensor histidine kinase/response regulator has protein sequence MSKSETILLVDDQPENISIMIEALHSLYTLLAATDGATALERVGGVPRPDIILLDVMMPGMSGHDVCRQIKDNPATRDIPVIFVTSLDAPDDEARGLRIGASDYITKPISPPVVQARVRAHLDLKRAREQLLRQNTALEERVRERTAEVIQAQKERVESLKHFADAMAHQIRNPVMSIGGIAGLMLRKTPEDSPLTSYAEAVREDSLRLESLVGVISEYVSLTAEPFKEVSVNGLLEAALNKARSHADASGQGLEVDSGLQSALVKVDERIMITAMAEIIINAMEFAGTEGANLTIRGGVGMFVEELGEAGLTGPAVGRYGVRISDDGPGIDREVLPYVTDPFYTTKAQGVGMGLTKVKRVISDEHGGTLLIQSPAESSGNPDRPGTSVTFDLPLA, from the coding sequence ATGAGCAAGTCCGAGACCATACTCCTCGTGGACGACCAGCCCGAGAACATCAGCATCATGATCGAGGCGCTGCACTCCCTGTACACCCTGTTGGCCGCCACCGACGGGGCCACGGCGCTTGAGCGTGTGGGCGGCGTCCCCAGGCCGGACATCATTCTGCTCGACGTGATGATGCCGGGCATGAGCGGGCACGATGTCTGCCGCCAGATCAAGGACAACCCGGCCACGCGGGATATACCGGTCATCTTCGTGACGTCCCTGGACGCTCCGGACGACGAGGCCAGGGGGCTGCGCATCGGTGCCTCGGACTACATCACCAAACCCATCAGTCCGCCCGTGGTCCAGGCCCGGGTGCGGGCGCATCTCGACCTCAAGCGGGCCAGGGAGCAGTTGCTCAGGCAGAACACGGCCCTGGAGGAACGGGTCCGGGAACGGACCGCGGAAGTCATCCAGGCCCAAAAGGAGCGGGTGGAGAGCCTCAAACATTTTGCCGACGCCATGGCCCATCAGATCCGCAATCCGGTCATGTCCATCGGCGGCATCGCCGGGCTGATGCTGCGCAAGACTCCGGAGGACAGCCCGCTGACATCCTACGCCGAGGCCGTGCGCGAGGACAGCCTGCGGCTGGAGAGTCTGGTCGGGGTCATCAGCGAGTACGTGTCCCTGACCGCCGAGCCGTTTAAGGAAGTTTCGGTAAACGGGCTGCTGGAAGCCGCCTTGAACAAGGCGCGCAGCCATGCCGACGCGTCGGGCCAGGGCTTGGAGGTGGACAGCGGGTTGCAGTCCGCGCTGGTCAAGGTGGATGAGCGGATCATGATCACGGCCATGGCCGAGATCATCATCAACGCCATGGAGTTCGCCGGAACGGAAGGCGCGAATCTGACCATACGGGGCGGGGTGGGCATGTTCGTCGAAGAACTGGGCGAGGCAGGGCTAACAGGCCCGGCAGTCGGCCGTTATGGCGTGCGCATCAGCGACGACGGGCCGGGCATAGACCGGGAGGTCCTGCCGTACGTGACCGATCCCTTCTACACCACCAAGGCGCAGGGCGTGGGCATGGGCTTGACCAAGGTGAAGCGGGTCATCAGCGACGAGCACGGTGGGACCCTGCTCATCCAATCGCCCGCCGAGTCCTCCGGGAATCCGGACCGTCCGGGAACGTCGGTGACTTTCGATCTGCCCCTGGCCTAG
- a CDS encoding chloride channel protein, giving the protein MPITRLINYWKDFVKSYRTVTSFRWLVIGVVIGTLSGFVAAGFFWLVESGKFLIQHQLAGIVSPDPAGEGLFEGPAGVYRPWVIPAFTTGTALLTGWLVKTFIPETINGGTDGTDSTINAFHNQGGIIKARVAIIKGLCSVLTIASGGSAGREGPITQMGAGIGSWLAKILDMSAKERRMLLLAGAAGGLGAIFRAPLGGALTAVEVIYREDFESEAILPSVMSSVVSYSIFTFFYGTDPIFGIPRFSFHDPRELIFYALLAFVCAGVGWLYVKTFYTIKYHIFFPLKEKIGLVWSMGLGGLTMGLLGILYPYTAHAGLVTGGILSGGYGWLELAILGQIPALGMCYIIIGKTVATSVTIGSGMSGGMFAPALFVGGMSGGLVGKLGHHFFPNVVTQPGAYILVGMAAFFAGVANAPIGPLIMVTELTQGYGLLAPLMLASALCIVLGRNFSLYEHQVENKFDSPAHAEDATINILEQMHVSDFYNPGDVIVLEEGTTLKALTDIIAHSDQFYFPVRAQDGTYVGMVSIHNVRNWMFEEDLHDLVVVRDLMSRPVYVRPDYDLYQALLRFVNTDYGQIPVVSETDTSDIIGLINRDDVFLAYAEAIAQVKGEGQEAALGAETASAIKE; this is encoded by the coding sequence ATGCCCATCACCCGCCTGATCAACTACTGGAAAGATTTCGTCAAATCGTACCGCACGGTCACTTCCTTCCGATGGTTGGTCATCGGCGTGGTCATCGGCACTCTGTCCGGCTTCGTGGCTGCGGGCTTTTTCTGGCTGGTGGAGAGCGGCAAGTTCCTCATCCAGCACCAACTGGCGGGCATCGTTTCTCCGGACCCGGCAGGCGAGGGGCTCTTCGAGGGCCCTGCAGGCGTGTACCGACCGTGGGTCATCCCGGCCTTTACCACGGGCACGGCGCTGCTCACGGGGTGGCTGGTCAAGACGTTCATCCCCGAGACCATCAACGGCGGGACGGACGGCACCGACTCGACCATCAACGCTTTTCACAACCAGGGCGGCATCATCAAGGCCCGCGTGGCCATCATCAAAGGATTGTGTTCGGTCCTGACCATCGCCTCGGGCGGCTCGGCTGGCCGTGAAGGCCCCATCACCCAGATGGGCGCGGGCATCGGTTCCTGGCTGGCAAAGATCCTGGACATGTCCGCCAAGGAGCGGCGCATGCTTCTGCTGGCCGGTGCTGCCGGCGGTCTGGGAGCCATCTTCCGGGCTCCGCTGGGCGGCGCGCTGACCGCCGTGGAGGTTATCTACCGCGAGGACTTCGAGTCCGAGGCCATCCTGCCTTCGGTCATGAGTTCCGTGGTGTCCTACTCCATCTTCACCTTTTTTTACGGCACGGACCCGATCTTCGGCATCCCCCGCTTTTCCTTCCATGACCCGCGCGAGCTGATCTTCTACGCCCTGCTGGCCTTTGTCTGCGCTGGCGTGGGCTGGCTCTACGTCAAGACATTCTACACCATCAAGTACCACATCTTTTTCCCGCTCAAGGAAAAGATCGGCCTGGTCTGGTCCATGGGCCTGGGCGGTCTGACCATGGGGCTGCTCGGCATCCTCTATCCCTACACCGCGCACGCGGGTCTGGTCACCGGCGGCATCCTGTCCGGCGGCTACGGCTGGCTTGAGCTGGCCATTCTCGGGCAGATTCCAGCCTTGGGCATGTGCTACATCATCATCGGCAAGACCGTGGCCACCTCGGTGACCATCGGCTCCGGCATGTCCGGCGGCATGTTCGCGCCCGCCCTGTTCGTGGGCGGCATGTCCGGCGGTCTGGTGGGCAAGCTCGGCCACCACTTCTTCCCGAACGTCGTCACCCAGCCCGGTGCCTACATCCTGGTCGGCATGGCCGCGTTCTTCGCGGGTGTGGCCAACGCCCCCATCGGCCCGCTGATCATGGTCACCGAACTGACCCAGGGCTACGGGCTGCTCGCTCCGCTCATGCTCGCTTCCGCCCTGTGCATCGTGCTCGGCCGCAATTTCTCGCTCTACGAACACCAGGTGGAGAACAAGTTCGACTCCCCGGCACACGCCGAGGATGCGACCATCAACATCCTGGAACAGATGCACGTCTCGGACTTCTACAACCCCGGCGACGTCATCGTGCTGGAGGAAGGCACCACCCTGAAGGCGCTGACCGACATCATCGCGCACTCGGACCAGTTCTACTTCCCGGTGCGCGCCCAGGACGGCACGTATGTGGGCATGGTCTCCATCCACAACGTCCGCAACTGGATGTTCGAGGAAGACCTGCACGATCTGGTGGTGGTCCGCGACCTCATGTCCCGGCCGGTTTACGTCCGCCCGGACTACGACCTGTATCAGGCCCTGTTGCGCTTCGTGAACACCGACTACGGACAGATTCCGGTGGTTTCCGAGACCGATACTTCGGACATTATCGGGTTGATCAACCGCGACGACGTGTTCCTGGCCTATGCCGAGGCCATCGCCCAGGTTAAGGGCGAAGGTCAGGAAGCCGCCCTGGGAGCGGAAACCGCATCCGCGATCAAGGAATAG
- a CDS encoding bifunctional riboflavin kinase/FAD synthetase, translating to MIVARTIQDIKDVIAGSCVTIGNFDGVHKGHQKLIALACERAKARDLVSVVVTFDPHPLRVLRSDRTPPFITLTEQKVELLSQYGPQVCLLLEFTMDMAKLTPEEFVKTYLVDGLNVKDMIIGYDYHLGKGRAGDFATLRELGKKYGFSVDRLDPVTIDNAIVSSTRIRDLVQAGHVWAVRPLLGRFYQVKGEVVHGMNRGGKLLGFPTANLKLVDELFPKPGVYAIWAEVDGTVYEGVANIGLNPTFGNDVLSVEAHLLDFSGDIYGDEIRVHFVQRIRDEKKFNGLDELKARIAKDVELGRQILAQPEAAIKLTHPDFGMGPEVR from the coding sequence ATGATCGTCGCAAGGACCATACAGGACATCAAGGACGTCATCGCCGGGTCATGCGTGACCATCGGCAACTTTGACGGAGTCCACAAAGGTCACCAAAAACTCATCGCACTGGCCTGCGAACGCGCCAAGGCCCGGGATCTCGTCAGCGTGGTCGTCACCTTCGACCCCCACCCTCTGCGGGTCCTGCGCAGTGACCGCACGCCCCCCTTCATTACTCTGACCGAACAGAAGGTCGAACTGCTCTCGCAGTACGGACCGCAGGTCTGCCTGCTGCTCGAGTTCACCATGGACATGGCCAAGCTCACCCCCGAGGAGTTCGTCAAGACCTACCTGGTGGACGGGTTGAACGTGAAGGACATGATCATCGGATACGACTACCACCTGGGCAAGGGCAGGGCCGGAGACTTCGCGACCCTGCGCGAACTGGGCAAAAAGTACGGCTTTTCCGTGGACAGGCTGGACCCGGTGACCATAGACAACGCCATCGTCTCCTCCACCCGCATCCGCGATCTGGTCCAGGCGGGCCACGTTTGGGCGGTGCGCCCTCTGCTCGGCCGGTTCTATCAGGTCAAGGGCGAGGTGGTGCACGGCATGAACCGTGGTGGCAAGCTGCTTGGTTTCCCCACTGCCAACCTCAAGCTGGTGGACGAACTCTTCCCCAAGCCCGGCGTGTATGCCATCTGGGCCGAGGTGGACGGGACGGTTTACGAAGGCGTGGCCAACATCGGGCTGAACCCGACCTTCGGCAACGACGTGCTCTCGGTTGAGGCACATCTGCTTGATTTTTCCGGCGACATTTACGGTGACGAGATCCGGGTCCACTTCGTGCAGCGCATTCGCGACGAAAAGAAATTCAACGGCCTGGATGAACTCAAGGCACGCATCGCCAAGGACGTGGAGCTGGGCCGTCAGATCCTCGCCCAGCCCGAAGCGGCCATAAAACTGACCCACCCGGATTTCGGCATGGGCCCGGAGGTCCGATAG
- a CDS encoding M48 family metalloprotease, with translation MRSTFAIFTAFLAAMLLVLTPAVTARADLFGGKMTLRDENKMGHDFDQILRAQQNMVGDTYITKYIADVVARVVTGKRPMPFHVKSAVIANPLINAFAIPGGYIYVFTGLIQSVETESQLAGVIAHELAHVSQRHVVSRIEKQKKITLLSTAGMLAGLLLGVAGGGGNAAQAGSALVLGSQGVATAAMLHYSQEDEREADHVGLNSLVKAGYNPEGMPGTFEIMLKNKWYDNSSNMPSYLSTHPGTKERITYLNDRIARMPKEFLERKDDNTRLKRVQVLIRSRMSPATTALAYWDDKKQSEYTPMDYIGRGITLERLKRIDEAQNAFDKALSLAKDDPLVVREAGIFFFKSGQSDRAAALLQKASIMDPEDAMALFYLARLQAEAKQYAEAARNMRRVNELVPEDWEVHHHLGMILGESGDTFGGNLHLAYAEVYSMRLGKAREYLQRARDLAQTQEQKDQVKELEDIVQARAELKK, from the coding sequence ATGCGTTCAACATTCGCCATATTTACGGCCTTCCTGGCCGCCATGCTGTTGGTCCTGACCCCAGCCGTAACGGCTCGCGCCGATCTTTTCGGCGGCAAGATGACCCTGCGCGACGAAAACAAGATGGGCCACGACTTCGACCAGATCCTCCGTGCCCAACAGAACATGGTGGGCGATACCTACATCACGAAATACATCGCTGACGTGGTCGCCCGGGTGGTCACGGGCAAACGACCCATGCCGTTCCACGTCAAAAGCGCTGTCATAGCCAACCCGCTGATCAACGCCTTTGCCATCCCAGGCGGCTATATTTATGTCTTCACCGGACTGATCCAATCGGTCGAGACCGAGTCGCAACTGGCCGGAGTCATCGCGCACGAATTGGCGCACGTCTCCCAGCGGCACGTGGTCAGTCGCATTGAAAAACAGAAAAAAATCACCCTGCTTTCTACCGCCGGCATGCTGGCGGGACTGCTGTTGGGCGTGGCCGGAGGCGGCGGCAACGCTGCCCAGGCGGGCTCGGCGCTGGTGCTCGGTTCCCAGGGCGTGGCCACGGCGGCCATGCTCCACTACTCCCAGGAGGACGAACGGGAAGCCGACCACGTGGGGCTCAACTCGCTGGTCAAGGCCGGATACAATCCCGAGGGAATGCCCGGCACCTTCGAGATCATGCTCAAGAACAAGTGGTACGACAATAGCTCGAATATGCCGAGCTACCTGTCCACCCACCCCGGCACCAAGGAACGTATCACCTACCTCAACGATCGTATCGCGCGCATGCCCAAAGAGTTTCTGGAACGCAAGGACGACAACACCCGCCTGAAAAGGGTCCAGGTGCTCATCCGGTCGCGGATGTCACCCGCCACCACCGCGCTGGCCTACTGGGACGACAAGAAGCAAAGCGAATACACTCCCATGGACTATATTGGGCGCGGCATCACCCTGGAGCGGCTCAAGCGCATAGACGAGGCCCAGAACGCCTTTGACAAGGCCCTTTCCCTGGCCAAGGACGATCCTCTGGTCGTCCGCGAGGCAGGGATATTCTTTTTCAAATCCGGCCAGTCGGACCGGGCCGCAGCCCTGCTCCAGAAGGCTTCCATCATGGACCCGGAAGACGCCATGGCCCTCTTCTACCTGGCCAGGCTCCAGGCAGAAGCCAAACAGTACGCCGAGGCGGCCAGGAACATGCGCAGGGTCAACGAATTGGTGCCCGAAGACTGGGAGGTCCACCACCATCTGGGCATGATCCTGGGCGAGTCCGGCGACACCTTCGGCGGCAATCTTCACCTGGCCTATGCCGAGGTCTATTCCATGCGGCTGGGCAAGGCCCGGGAATACCTGCAGAGAGCCCGGGACCTGGCCCAGACCCAGGAACAGAAGGATCAGGTTAAGGAACTCGAGGACATCGTCCAGGCCCGGGCTGAACTCAAGAAATAG
- the rho gene encoding transcription termination factor Rho translates to MVTKKTDSEGKGKGAPKKTPRKKTPKAVPEQNGNGGSLNLTELKQKSMQDLTDLAMSFEVENPSTMRKQELIFALLQQCASQNGQIFGEGVLEILPDGFGFLRSPMYSYMAGPDDIYVSPSQIRRFGLRKGDVVSGQIRPPKEGERYFALLRVSEIGFEDPQHSKNLVLFDNLTPLYPEEQLRLENGDKNYSARIIDLLAPIGKGQRGVIVAPPRTGKTIMLQTIANSINANHPEVDLIVLLIDERPEEVTDMQRTVKAEVVSSTFDEPPTRHVQVAEMVIEKAKRLVERKRDVVILLDSITRLGRAYNAVTPSSGRVLSGGIDANALQRPKRFFGAARNIEEGGSLTIISTALIDTGSRMDEVIFEEFKGTGNMELYLDRHLSDKRIYPAIDINRSGTRKEELLLEEDVLNRVWILRKLLSPMNSIDSMEFLRGKMKGTKNNREFLDSMSK, encoded by the coding sequence ATGGTCACTAAAAAGACTGACTCAGAAGGCAAAGGCAAAGGCGCTCCTAAAAAGACTCCCCGCAAAAAGACCCCCAAGGCCGTGCCGGAACAAAACGGCAATGGCGGCAGCCTGAACCTCACCGAACTCAAGCAAAAATCCATGCAGGATCTGACCGATCTTGCCATGTCCTTCGAGGTGGAGAACCCGAGCACCATGCGCAAGCAGGAGCTCATCTTCGCTCTGCTGCAGCAGTGTGCCTCGCAAAACGGCCAGATCTTCGGCGAAGGCGTGCTGGAAATCCTGCCCGACGGCTTCGGATTCCTGCGCTCTCCCATGTACAGCTACATGGCCGGTCCCGATGATATCTACGTCTCCCCCTCGCAGATCCGCCGCTTCGGCCTGCGCAAGGGTGACGTTGTCTCGGGCCAGATCCGGCCGCCCAAGGAAGGCGAACGGTATTTCGCACTCCTCAGGGTGTCCGAGATCGGCTTCGAGGACCCGCAACACTCCAAAAATCTGGTTCTGTTCGACAACCTGACGCCTCTCTACCCCGAGGAGCAACTCAGGCTCGAGAACGGCGACAAGAATTATTCCGCCCGGATCATCGACCTGCTCGCGCCCATCGGCAAGGGCCAGCGCGGCGTGATCGTCGCCCCGCCCCGTACGGGTAAGACCATCATGCTCCAGACCATCGCCAACTCCATCAACGCCAACCATCCGGAAGTCGACCTGATCGTTCTGCTCATCGACGAGCGGCCCGAAGAGGTCACGGACATGCAGCGCACGGTCAAGGCCGAGGTGGTCTCCTCCACCTTCGACGAGCCGCCGACCCGCCACGTCCAGGTCGCCGAGATGGTCATCGAAAAGGCCAAGCGCCTGGTCGAACGCAAACGCGACGTGGTCATCCTGCTCGACTCCATCACCCGACTCGGCCGGGCCTACAACGCGGTCACCCCGTCCTCAGGACGCGTGCTCTCCGGTGGTATCGACGCCAACGCCCTGCAGCGTCCCAAACGCTTCTTCGGTGCTGCCCGCAACATTGAAGAAGGCGGCTCCCTGACCATCATCTCCACCGCGCTCATCGACACCGGTTCGCGCATGGACGAGGTCATTTTCGAAGAGTTCAAGGGCACCGGCAACATGGAGCTCTACCTGGACCGCCATCTGTCCGACAAGCGCATCTACCCGGCCATCGACATCAACCGCTCCGGCACCCGCAAGGAAGAGCTGCTTCTGGAAGAGGACGTGCTCAACCGCGTCTGGATTCTGCGCAAGCTCCTCTCCCCCATGAACTCCATCGATTCCATGGAATTCCTCCGGGGCAAGATGAAGGGTACCAAGAACAACAGGGAATTCCTGGATTCGATGTCGAAGTAG
- a CDS encoding CarD family transcriptional regulator, which translates to MFKVEELVVYPSQGVGRVERIESQEIGGVKADFYIVRILSNNVTLMVPVANAENVGLRSVCAAEVGQEIFESLNDRTGFTGYTGQNWNRRYREYSEKLKSGDLADVAYVLKELFLIGKDKELSFGERRLLEQAMGLVSMELAYSLGRDQEAIKDDINEMFADVIAAQEKND; encoded by the coding sequence GTGTTCAAGGTCGAAGAATTGGTTGTGTATCCCTCCCAGGGCGTGGGACGCGTCGAGCGTATCGAATCCCAGGAGATCGGCGGCGTCAAAGCCGATTTTTACATAGTCCGGATCTTGAGCAACAACGTCACTCTCATGGTCCCGGTAGCCAACGCCGAAAACGTTGGCCTGCGCTCTGTCTGCGCTGCCGAAGTGGGCCAAGAGATATTCGAATCGCTCAACGACCGCACCGGGTTCACCGGCTACACCGGCCAGAACTGGAACCGGCGCTACCGCGAGTATTCCGAAAAGCTCAAGAGCGGCGATCTGGCTGACGTGGCCTACGTCCTCAAGGAACTCTTCCTGATCGGCAAGGACAAGGAACTCTCTTTCGGCGAACGCCGCCTGCTGGAACAGGCCATGGGCCTGGTTTCCATGGAGCTGGCCTACTCCCTGGGCCGTGACCAGGAAGCCATCAAGGACGACATCAACGAAATGTTTGCCGATGTCATCGCCGCGCAGGAGAAAAACGACTAG
- the pth gene encoding aminoacyl-tRNA hydrolase: protein MDFKGAIVGLGNPGSEYETTRHNIGFMLVDHLLHLANGRKSMRLEKIEESGDYDLWQCKFAGAYRLLVKPLTYMNLSGKAVSRVCGRHGIDPADLVVVHDELDLPVGRMKFKRGGGDNGHNGLKSIQERLGTPDYNRLRLGIGRPEDQYMPVTDWVLGSFDSAAQAVLPGIIEHAVKGLDIFFRRGMGFAQQHVNAFSLREEESE from the coding sequence ATGGACTTCAAAGGCGCCATAGTGGGGCTGGGCAACCCCGGCTCCGAATACGAAACCACCCGGCACAACATCGGCTTCATGCTGGTGGACCATCTCCTGCACCTTGCGAATGGCCGAAAGTCCATGCGGCTCGAGAAGATCGAAGAGTCCGGTGACTATGACCTGTGGCAATGCAAGTTTGCCGGTGCGTACCGGCTCCTGGTCAAGCCCCTGACGTACATGAACCTGTCGGGCAAGGCCGTGTCCCGCGTCTGCGGCCGCCATGGCATCGACCCCGCCGATCTGGTGGTGGTGCACGACGAACTGGACCTGCCCGTGGGCAGGATGAAGTTCAAACGGGGCGGCGGAGACAACGGCCACAATGGGCTCAAGTCTATCCAGGAGCGGCTGGGCACTCCGGACTACAACCGGCTCCGTTTGGGGATCGGGCGTCCCGAAGACCAGTACATGCCCGTCACCGATTGGGTTCTGGGGTCCTTCGACTCCGCGGCCCAGGCTGTTTTGCCCGGGATTATCGAACACGCGGTCAAGGGATTGGATATTTTTTTCCGGCGCGGCATGGGCTTTGCCCAACAGCACGTCAACGCCTTTTCCCTTCGGGAAGAAGAATCGGAGTAA
- a CDS encoding 50S ribosomal protein L25, with protein sequence MAELLKLNVQERTELGKGPNRRIRAAGLVPGIYYDAKGANIPVKVEMVPLQKAYAAVGNAQVFELVLERGGKTETMPALLWRVRNEPVKGVPEHVDFFGVDLTKEIKVAVHFEITGSSKGVKLGGVLEQYRESIEVICKPMDIPESIVIDITEMDVMDSVHIEDVVFPEGVTPVFDENYAVLSVTSIQEDDGEEDEEAGEEAAEESEAE encoded by the coding sequence ATGGCAGAATTGCTGAAACTGAACGTTCAGGAACGTACCGAGCTGGGCAAAGGCCCCAACCGCCGCATCCGTGCCGCCGGCCTGGTTCCCGGCATCTACTACGATGCCAAGGGCGCCAACATCCCGGTCAAGGTGGAAATGGTCCCCCTGCAGAAGGCCTACGCTGCCGTCGGTAACGCCCAGGTCTTCGAACTGGTCCTGGAGCGCGGTGGCAAGACTGAGACCATGCCCGCCCTGCTGTGGCGCGTGCGCAACGAGCCGGTCAAGGGCGTGCCCGAGCACGTGGACTTCTTCGGCGTGGACCTGACCAAGGAAATCAAGGTCGCCGTCCACTTCGAGATCACCGGTTCTTCCAAGGGCGTGAAGCTCGGCGGCGTGCTGGAACAGTACCGCGAGAGCATCGAAGTCATCTGCAAGCCCATGGACATTCCCGAGTCCATCGTCATCGACATCACCGAGATGGATGTCATGGATTCCGTCCACATCGAGGACGTCGTCTTCCCCGAAGGCGTCACCCCTGTGTTTGACGAGAACTACGCCGTCCTGTCCGTCACCTCCATCCAGGAAGATGACGGCGAAGAGGACGAAGAGGCTGGCGAAGAAGCCGCCGAAGAGTCCGAGGCCGAATAG
- a CDS encoding ribose-phosphate pyrophosphokinase yields MHGELKIISGSSSPKLAEAICEHLGTKASPVLRERFSDGEIRIEIGENVRGDDVFVVQPTCSPVNFHLMELCLMLDALKRASASRVTAVVPYFGYARQDRKVVPRAPISAKLVADLLSTAGMQRLVTIDLHAGQIQGFFNCPVDNLFAAPVLIEQLRDRDDDFVIISPDAGGVERARAYAKRLGATLAIVDKRRDAPNQAKAMHIIGDVKDRVAVVIDDMIDTAGTMCAAANVIMENGAKDVMACATHPVLSGPACQRLEESAFSEVIVTDTIPLGDKQDQCSKLKVRSVASLLAKAINNVHTESSVSVLFV; encoded by the coding sequence ATGCACGGCGAATTGAAGATCATCAGCGGATCATCCAGTCCGAAACTGGCCGAAGCCATTTGCGAGCATCTCGGCACCAAAGCCTCCCCGGTTCTGCGGGAACGGTTTTCCGACGGCGAAATCCGCATCGAGATCGGTGAGAACGTCCGGGGCGACGATGTCTTTGTCGTTCAGCCCACGTGTTCCCCGGTCAACTTCCACCTCATGGAGCTGTGCCTGATGCTCGACGCGCTCAAACGCGCCAGCGCATCCCGCGTGACCGCCGTGGTTCCGTACTTCGGCTACGCGCGCCAGGACCGCAAGGTCGTTCCCCGCGCGCCCATCTCCGCCAAGCTCGTGGCCGACCTGCTGTCCACCGCGGGCATGCAGCGGCTGGTGACCATCGACCTGCACGCCGGTCAGATCCAGGGCTTCTTCAACTGTCCGGTCGACAACCTTTTCGCCGCGCCCGTGCTCATTGAGCAGCTGCGCGACCGGGACGACGACTTCGTCATCATCTCCCCGGACGCGGGCGGCGTGGAACGGGCCCGTGCCTACGCCAAGCGCCTCGGCGCCACCCTGGCCATCGTGGACAAGCGCCGCGACGCCCCAAACCAGGCCAAGGCGATGCACATCATCGGCGACGTCAAGGACAGGGTCGCCGTGGTCATCGACGACATGATCGACACCGCGGGCACCATGTGCGCAGCGGCCAACGTGATCATGGAGAACGGTGCCAAGGACGTCATGGCCTGCGCCACGCACCCGGTGCTGTCCGGCCCGGCCTGCCAGCGTCTGGAGGAGTCCGCCTTCTCCGAGGTGATCGTCACCGACACCATCCCGCTGGGCGACAAGCAGGACCAGTGCAGCAAGCTCAAGGTCCGCTCCGTAGCCTCGCTGCTGGCCAAAGCCATCAACAACGTGCACACGGAATCCTCCGTGTCCGTACTGTTCGTATAA